A genomic window from Micromonospora violae includes:
- a CDS encoding sensor histidine kinase, translating into MTTEHPSHLAEALRSRRWLLSAWPWRALAYLVTTVPIAGILSVGLLVIGAPLLAAVNGLRLHGRPPSIALLLFLAMGSLTLLALAPIVSFPVAAVERWRVGLVDGRPLASSPWPGLVARYRSAATWREVAYLFWLGGFAPVAYWVFLVLVLLDLGMISSPLLAGDANQPVVIWRPIDSTGEAIPYAIVGVLLIPALWYAAGLLAALQAAVVRWVLARPVDAAALREVARSRTRLVGAYEAERRRIERDLHDGAQPRLTSLTLQLGLARLDVPEDSPAARPLAVAHDQARGLMAMLRQLVHGIRPQSLTDLGLAGAVRELADAATVPVDVSADLRDELPEIVETTAYFVVSEALGNVARHAQATRAAVRLTRAGGDLVVEVTDDGRGGADPARGTGLTGLADRVAAVDGRLLLSSPPGGPTVVRVELPCRR; encoded by the coding sequence ATGACCACGGAACACCCTTCACACCTGGCTGAGGCGCTACGCAGCCGCCGCTGGCTGCTCTCCGCATGGCCCTGGCGAGCGCTGGCCTATCTGGTGACCACCGTGCCGATCGCCGGCATTCTCAGCGTGGGGCTGCTCGTCATCGGCGCACCCCTGCTGGCCGCCGTCAACGGGCTGCGGCTGCACGGCCGACCGCCGAGCATCGCGCTACTGCTGTTCCTGGCGATGGGCAGCCTCACCCTGCTGGCGTTGGCCCCGATCGTGAGCTTTCCGGTGGCCGCCGTCGAGCGGTGGCGGGTCGGGCTGGTCGACGGTCGTCCGCTGGCCTCGTCGCCGTGGCCCGGCCTGGTCGCCCGCTACCGCAGCGCCGCGACCTGGCGGGAGGTGGCGTACCTGTTCTGGTTGGGCGGGTTCGCGCCGGTCGCCTACTGGGTGTTCCTGGTGCTGGTGCTGCTCGACCTCGGGATGATCTCCAGCCCGTTGCTGGCCGGGGACGCCAACCAGCCAGTGGTGATCTGGCGTCCGATCGACAGCACCGGCGAAGCTATTCCGTACGCGATCGTGGGTGTGTTGCTGATCCCGGCGCTCTGGTACGCCGCCGGTCTGCTCGCCGCGCTCCAGGCAGCCGTGGTCCGGTGGGTGCTGGCCCGCCCGGTGGACGCGGCGGCGCTGCGCGAGGTCGCCCGCTCCCGCACCCGGCTGGTCGGCGCGTACGAGGCCGAACGCCGCCGCATCGAACGCGACCTGCACGACGGCGCACAACCCCGGCTGACCAGCCTCACCCTCCAGCTGGGGCTGGCCCGGCTGGACGTACCCGAGGACTCCCCGGCCGCCCGCCCGCTCGCTGTGGCGCACGACCAGGCGCGGGGCCTGATGGCGATGTTGCGGCAGTTGGTGCACGGCATCCGCCCGCAGAGCCTCACCGACCTCGGCCTGGCCGGTGCGGTCCGCGAGCTGGCCGACGCCGCCACCGTCCCGGTCGACGTCTCCGCCGACCTGCGCGACGAGCTGCCGGAGATCGTCGAGACCACCGCCTACTTCGTGGTGTCCGAGGCCCTGGGCAACGTCGCCCGGCATGCCCAGGCGACCCGCGCCGCCGTACGCCTCACCCGGGCCGGCGGTGACCTCGTCGTCGAGGTGACCGACGACGGCCGGGGCGGGGCCGACCCGGCCCGGGGCACCGGCCTGA
- a CDS encoding low temperature requirement protein A, translating into MAGGLPGRLLLRRENPGKTSFLELFFDLAFIFALTRLSRALLDDLSLTGGFRVLLMLAALWWVWFVTAWSADWFDPRAPLIVTLLLWVMFGGLLMAAAVPTVFDGHAMVFAVAYVAIHLGRAAILLPALQGHPLQVRSLRVAVWFAISGVLWVVGAAVAPAREVLWALALVLEYSLARLRWPFPRLGRSTWPELQVSGSHLSERYQQIFIIALGELILVTGVTYSQSGLDRYSTVAFALAFVTVVALARLYLVPAGARLGARIEAEGPPGSKLTLLAGYLHLVMIVGVLGTSVAMEIAIADPSERDPGQLVVGVVGPVLFLTARILLAAVVDGTLPWARLIGVPAIILGGLAAWRLPPVGTSAVVAGVLLLIVLLDAMPGLRRLVRPVGGRDAPDQRPGVRPDA; encoded by the coding sequence ATGGCGGGCGGGCTTCCGGGACGACTACTGCTGCGGCGGGAGAACCCGGGCAAGACGTCGTTCCTGGAGCTCTTCTTCGACCTGGCGTTCATCTTCGCGCTGACCCGGCTGTCCCGGGCACTGCTCGACGACCTCAGCCTCACCGGCGGTTTCCGGGTGCTGCTGATGCTGGCGGCGCTCTGGTGGGTGTGGTTCGTGACCGCCTGGTCGGCGGACTGGTTCGACCCCCGGGCCCCGCTGATCGTCACCCTGCTGCTCTGGGTGATGTTCGGCGGCCTGCTGATGGCTGCGGCCGTACCCACCGTGTTCGACGGGCACGCCATGGTGTTCGCCGTCGCCTACGTGGCCATCCACCTGGGCCGGGCGGCGATCCTGCTCCCCGCGTTGCAGGGGCACCCGCTGCAGGTGCGCAGCCTGCGGGTGGCGGTCTGGTTCGCGATCTCCGGGGTGCTGTGGGTGGTCGGGGCGGCTGTCGCCCCGGCCCGGGAGGTGCTGTGGGCGTTGGCGCTCGTGCTGGAGTACTCCCTGGCCCGACTGCGCTGGCCGTTCCCACGGCTCGGGCGTAGCACCTGGCCGGAGCTACAGGTGAGCGGCTCGCATCTGTCCGAGAGGTACCAACAGATCTTCATCATCGCCCTGGGCGAGCTGATCCTCGTCACCGGCGTCACCTACAGCCAGTCCGGCCTGGACCGGTACAGCACCGTGGCCTTCGCCCTGGCGTTCGTGACCGTGGTGGCCCTCGCCCGGCTCTATCTGGTGCCCGCCGGTGCGCGGCTGGGTGCCCGGATCGAGGCGGAGGGCCCGCCCGGCAGCAAGCTGACGCTCCTGGCGGGCTACCTGCATCTCGTCATGATCGTCGGCGTGCTGGGCACCTCGGTGGCGATGGAGATCGCGATCGCCGATCCGAGCGAACGCGACCCGGGGCAGTTGGTGGTGGGCGTCGTCGGCCCCGTGCTCTTCCTGACCGCCCGGATCCTGCTCGCGGCGGTTGTCGACGGCACCCTGCCCTGGGCGCGCCTGATCGGTGTGCCGGCCATCATCCTGGGCGGGCTGGCGGCCTGGAGACTTCCGCCGGTCGGCACCAGCGCCGTCGTCGCCGGAGTGTTGCTGCTGATCGTCCTGCTCGACGCGATGCCTGGACTGCGCCGACTCGTCCGGCCGGTCGGCGGCCGCGACGCACCCGACCAGCGGCCGGGGGTACGTCCCGATGCCTGA
- a CDS encoding alpha/beta fold hydrolase, giving the protein MDPRITGFDYRRVTVADGVTLNAAVGGSGPAVVLLHGFPQTHLMWRHVAADLAADHTVICPDLRGYGDSDKPLDTDGTGYAKRTMAADIVALAGALGHDRFALVGHDRGALVAFRAGLDHPAAISQLALLDVLPTLDMWDVLHGTSAAVAFHLYLMAQPPGLPEELIAGSPDAFFGHFLDIWTRDPEALPADVRAAYLRASRAAIPSIVADYRASAGIDVAHDGADRAAGNQLRMPVTVLQQDWGAALGYDAAAVWRAWAPDLEHQTVSCGHFMAEEAPAEVLRAVRSLLAR; this is encoded by the coding sequence GTGGACCCCAGGATCACCGGATTCGACTACCGACGCGTCACCGTCGCCGACGGTGTGACGCTCAACGCCGCCGTGGGCGGTTCCGGGCCGGCGGTCGTGCTGCTGCACGGCTTTCCGCAGACCCACCTCATGTGGCGGCACGTCGCGGCCGACCTGGCCGCCGACCACACGGTCATCTGCCCCGACCTGCGTGGCTACGGCGACAGCGACAAGCCCCTGGACACCGATGGCACCGGGTACGCCAAGCGCACCATGGCCGCCGACATCGTGGCGCTGGCCGGCGCGCTCGGTCACGATCGGTTCGCGTTGGTCGGGCACGACCGGGGCGCGCTGGTCGCGTTCCGCGCCGGCCTCGACCACCCGGCGGCGATCAGTCAACTGGCCCTGCTCGACGTGCTGCCCACCCTGGACATGTGGGACGTGCTGCACGGCACCAGCGCCGCGGTCGCGTTTCACCTGTACCTGATGGCGCAGCCGCCCGGTCTGCCCGAGGAGTTGATCGCGGGCAGCCCGGACGCCTTCTTCGGTCATTTCCTGGACATCTGGACCCGGGACCCGGAGGCCCTGCCGGCGGACGTGCGGGCCGCGTACCTGCGCGCGTCCCGTGCCGCGATCCCCTCCATCGTCGCCGACTATCGGGCGTCGGCCGGGATCGACGTGGCCCACGACGGCGCCGACCGGGCGGCCGGCAACCAGTTGCGGATGCCGGTGACCGTGCTCCAGCAGGACTGGGGCGCGGCGCTGGGCTACGACGCGGCGGCGGTGTGGCGGGCGTGGGCCCCGGACCTGGAGCACCAGACGGTCAGCTGTGGCCACTTCATGGCCGAGGAGGCGCCGGCCGAGGTGCTCCGGGCGGTGCGCTCCCTGCTGGCCCGTTGA
- a CDS encoding TetR/AcrR family transcriptional regulator: MASERKATADPARSLALLWRTREPTSRSAGPALSVDRIVRAAIEIADSEGLDALTMRRVAEALGVGTMSVYTYVPGKAELVAVMVDTAYSEMPRPAVEGDWRTRLERIARDNLALYQRHPWMLRAETTRPVLGPHLMAKYDHELRAIVDIGLTDVEVDAVLTLVLGHVKTAARAASEVVDLERETGMTDDQWWQSHAPLLETFMTAGAYPTASRIGTAAGQQHGGAYGPEYAFEFGLQRVLDGVAVVVAERAADR; encoded by the coding sequence ATGGCGAGTGAGCGCAAGGCGACCGCGGACCCGGCCCGCAGCCTGGCCCTGCTCTGGCGCACCCGGGAACCGACCAGTCGCAGCGCCGGTCCGGCGCTCAGCGTCGACCGGATCGTCCGGGCCGCGATCGAGATCGCCGACTCCGAAGGGCTCGACGCGCTGACCATGCGCCGGGTCGCCGAGGCGCTGGGTGTCGGCACGATGTCGGTCTACACCTACGTGCCGGGCAAGGCCGAACTCGTCGCCGTCATGGTCGACACCGCGTACAGCGAGATGCCGCGGCCCGCCGTCGAGGGCGACTGGCGTACCCGGCTGGAGCGGATCGCCCGCGACAACCTGGCGCTCTACCAGCGGCATCCCTGGATGCTGCGGGCCGAGACGACCCGACCGGTGCTCGGCCCGCACCTGATGGCCAAGTACGACCACGAGCTCCGCGCGATCGTCGACATCGGGCTCACCGACGTCGAGGTCGACGCGGTGCTCACCCTCGTGCTGGGGCACGTGAAGACCGCCGCGCGGGCCGCCTCCGAGGTGGTCGACCTGGAACGCGAGACCGGCATGACTGACGACCAGTGGTGGCAGTCGCACGCGCCCCTGCTGGAGACGTTCATGACGGCCGGCGCCTACCCGACCGCGTCCCGGATCGGCACCGCCGCCGGCCAGCAGCACGGCGGCGCGTACGGCCCGGAGTACGCCTTCGAGTTCGGCCTGCAACGCGTCCTCGACGGGGTCGCGGTGGTGGTCGCCGAGCGCGCAGCCGACCGGTAG